In one window of Hevea brasiliensis isolate MT/VB/25A 57/8 chromosome 10, ASM3005281v1, whole genome shotgun sequence DNA:
- the LOC110641734 gene encoding uncharacterized protein LOC110641734, translating to MNGIQGNKAQNIEKPFPGCLGRMVNFLDLGNDATGNWLLTDKPHGSSLSRSHSDVARMLRSPFANQIEDKMIVSELRRSSSNKKASGTPMKTLIAQEMSKEVDSRHNPPNVVAKLMGLDTFPHQQSHSAAERSHLKGYSRHSLRHSGILVECWKQDHGFLDKQMQCEEQNEYRDAYGIWQQSQKINVRDISPHKGRQNESINEKRMTLIRQKFMEAKRLATDEKGRQSKEFQDALEILSSNRDLFIKFLQEPNSMFSRHLHDMQSIPPPPETKRITVLRPSKAIGNEKFAGPEKKCDMQADNPTQTGQATVWDKNNSGCSPTFANQRFEEYAAQPTRIVVLKPSPGKTHDIKAVVSPPTSSPTILQGEEFCDEPEDDEAQESREVAKEITLHMHENLMGHRRDETLLSSVFPNGYIVDDSSFNKSENEYAVGNLSDSEIVSPTSRHSWDYINRFGSPYSSSSFSRASCSPESSVCREAKKRLSERWAMMTSNGSFQEPKNTRRSSSTLGEMLALSDTKKSVRSEEEAAQKKQKPRGSISCLTSNLNKEEGMADSPKSLLRSRSLPVCSTVYGAGPNFEVPDSQAVGTEDSKELRTAKSAKSSLKGKVSSLFFSRNKKSNKEITGVSQSKDEHQSPTPETPGLPIPLPGKIGDDASQCTNNVSLEDCLSPGLHGPSGRITFPDLIDTATKQGFVFQEAPLSVTKPAVPGNMSENQDQPSPISVLEPPFEEDDNTVPEPSGNIRPNCRGAEVSLKSNLIDKSPPIESIARTLSWDDSCVETATPYSLKPSSISSCAEEEQDWPTFIQTLLSAAGLDGNMQLDSFFAKWHSHESPLDPELRNKYANLNDKELLHEAKRRQRRSNGKLVFDCVNAALLEITGCESDRSTGVMQCTGAHNRFVQGTSPMLVEHLWAQMKEWFCGEVRCTFEDSGDSCSVVVERVVRNEVVGKGWSDNMRVELDNLGKEIEDKLLAEIVEDIVADLTS from the exons ATGAATGGGATTCAGGGCAATAAGGCTCAAAATATAGAAAAACCCTTTCCAGGATGCTTGGGCAGAATGGTGAACTTTTTGGATTTAGGCAATGATGCAACTGGAAACTGGCTGCTTACAGATAAACCACATG GTTCTTCACTCTCAAGGAGTCACTCAGATGTGGCAAGGATGCTGAGATCACCCTTTGCGAATCAGATTGAAGATAAAATG ATTGTGTCCGAGTTAAGGAGAAGCTCCTCAAACAAGAAAGCAAGTGGAACACCCATGAAGACACTCATAGCCCAAGAAATGTCCAAAGAAGTGGATTCTAGACATAATCCACCAAATGTTGTTGCCAAGTTGATGGGACTTGATACCTTCCCACATCAACAGTCTCATTCAGCTGCAGAAAGAAGCCACTTGAAAGGTTATTCAAGACATTCTTTAAGACACTCAGGGATACTAGTAGAGTGTTGGAAGCAAGATCATGGTTTTTTGGACAAGCAAATGCAGTGTGAAGAGCAAAATGAGTACAGAGATGCATATGGGATCTGGCAGCAATCCCAAAAGATAAATGTAAGAGATATTTCTCCACACAAGGGAAGGCAAAATGaaagtataaatgagaaaaggatgACCCTCATTCGCCAGAAGTTCATGGAAGCAAAACGTTTGGCGACAGATGAGAAAGGTCGCCAGTCCAAGGAGTTCCAAGATGCATTAGAAATTTTAAGCTCCAATAGAGATTTATTCATCAAGTTTCTGCAAGAACCTAATTCCATGTTCTCTCGACATCttcatgatatgcagtctattccTCCACCTCCCGAGACAAAACGCATCACTGTACTTAGACCTTCTAAGGCAATTGGTAATGAAAAGTTTGCAGGACCAGAAAAGAAGTGTGATATGCAGGCAGATAATCCAACCCAGACTGGGCAAGCTACTGTGTGGGACAAAAATAATTCTGGATGTTCTCCTACTTTTGCCAATCAGAGGTTTGAAGAATATGCTGCTCAGCCAACGCGAATTGTAGTATTGAAGCCTAGCCCTGGGAAGACTCATGACATTAAGGCTGTGGTTTCACCACCTACCTCATCACCAACAATATTACAGGGTGAAGAGTTTTGTGATGAACCTGAAGATGATGAGGCACAAGAATCACGAGAGGTTGCCAAGGAGATCACATTGCATATGCATGAAAATCTGATGGGTCATCGAAGGGATGAAACTCTCCTTTCTTCTGTTTTTCCCAATGGCTATATTGTTGATGATAGTTCATTTAACAAATCAGAAAATGAGTATGCAGTGGGAAATCTCAGTGATTCAGAAATAGTGTCACCTACTTCTAGGCACTCATGGGATTATATCAACAGGTTTGGTAGCCCCTATTCTTCTTCCTCCTTCAGCCGTGCATCATGTTCTCCAGAGTCTTCTGTTTGCAGAGAAGCAAAAAAGAGACTTTCTGAAAGATGGGCCATGATGACATCAAATGGGAGTTTTCAGGAACCAAAAAATACTCGGAGAAGCTCTAGCACATTGGGTGAGATGCTTGCTCTTTCAGATACAAAGAAATCAGTGAGATCAGAGGAAGAGGCTGCTCAAAAGAAACAAAAACCAAGGGGATCGATTTCTTGCTTAACTAGTAATTTGAACAAGGAAGAAGGCATGGCTGATTCTCCTAAAAGTCTCCTGAGGTCCAGATCTTTGCCTGTGTGTTCTACAGTATATGGTGCTGGTCCCAATTTTGAGGTTCCAGATTCACAGGCTGTCGGAACAGAAGATTCCAAGGAGCTGAGGACGGCAAAGAGCGCGAAATCATCTTTGAAGGGGAAAGTTTCTAGTTTATTTTTCTCAAGAAATAAGAAATCAAATAAAGAAATTACTGGTGTATCTCAATCTAAAGACGAACATCAATCTCCTACTCCTGAAACACCAGGGTTGCCAATACCTCTTCCTGGAAAGATTGGTGATGATGCATCTCAGTGTACTAATAATGTTAGCCTTGAAGATTGTTTATCTCCTGGTTTACATGGACCATCAGGTAGAATTACTTTTCCAGATTTGATTGACACGGCAACAAAACAAGGGTTTGTTTTCCAGGAG GCACCCCTATCAGTGACAAAGCCTGCAGTGCCTGGGAATATGAGTGAGAACCAGGATCAACCAAGTCCAATCTCAGTTTTAGAACCCCCATTTGAAGAGGACGACAACACAGTTCCAGAGCCTTCTGGCAACATCAGGCCAAACTGCAGGG gAGCAGAGGTGTCTCTTAAGTCTAATTTGATCGACAAGTCACCACCTATAGAATCAATTGCAAGGACTCTATCATGGGATGATTCTTGTGTAGAGACAGCTACACCTTATTCATTAAAGCCCTCTTCGATCTCTTCCTGTGCTGAGGAAGAACAAGACTGGCCTACCTTCATCCAAACTCTGTTATCAGCAGCTGGCCTTGATGGCAACATGCAATTAGATTCCTTTTTTGCCAAATGGCATTCACATGAAAGCCCATTAGATCCAGAATTGAGAAACAAATATGCTAACCTAAATGACAAAGAACTTCTGCATGAGGCAAAGCGAAGGCAAAGGAGATCAAATGGGAAACTTGTATTTGACTGTGTCAATGCAGCACTCCTGGAAATCACTGGCTGTGAGTCGGACAGGAGCACAGGGGTTATGCAATGTACTGGGGCTCACAACAGGTTTGTACAGGGGACATCACCCATGCTGGTGGAGCACTTGTGGGCCCAAATGAAGGAATGGTTCTGTGGTGAAGTTAGGTGTACTTTTGAGGACAGTGGAGACAGCTGCAGCGTGGTGGTGGAGCGGGTGGTGAGAAACGAGGTGGTGGGGAAAGGGTGGTCTGATAATATGAGAGTGGAATTAGATAATTTGGGGAAGGAAATAGAAGATAAATTGTTGGCAGAGATTGTGGAGGATATCGTGGCTGATTTGACTAGTTGA
- the LOC110641732 gene encoding uncharacterized protein LOC110641732 isoform X1: protein MKRKSSQINTEHPSPIRSSFPRGFYGVQASKTRFKYAECRTTKGIGCKERVRFTDLVNDDELQESASVPLQRNYAPRSDDPKTSEYAFFKKLKSDANHRFHSHALHQDENQSLNLKPSDYSRERTNIIENSYNDFKSPVLPKNVTPENFVSFLSPLSNASKKSGLDMKRVGTTMVDIHRTLENKEYGAQCKNADVFFRKRQKLRQLVANTSFSEVDELCSKGCDFVSVLLSKLFPESNKGKSFEDVKTGKLEIDTNCKPLASPETDVDFKISNWMTRRNFMELEFEPSLDVGFSSCWLGMPRERDVPNFRSQSCHSHRTYLDNVIMEVDYELGERAAPILCIEGDSAFDFHVRKHRSFTSRHLKGLDEFHCPIEPLLGRQRHTFLLGYDYDNMIDKSKLSMPCQDTELALHPDLSSSYGDQQQGLDNSFTVGGLNSLFSYCPPNLPSLQFSPSAGIRSHNFGKCFPEVKDDIVAVINKFSLSLSHPANHLNLDECSPCDTTCKGGILLSPENHLWFVRKVLNEEHHCSGTEALFSTGPDFYLEPMHIPVSCSLRDHYKYTWHAHKFHQNEGMPSHFLIGDKNVNYLDGLSHRGLMNHEDMIDIPDWSSFYFQMSVNKEKICPLLLSGSE, encoded by the exons ATGAAGAGGAAAAGTTCTCAAATTAACACCGAACATCCATCTCCAATCCGTTCTTCTTTTCCAAGAGGTTTCTACGGTGTTCAGGCTTCTAAAACTCGATTCAAGTATGCAGAATGTCGAACTACCAAAG GGATTGGCTGCAAAGAAAGAGTAAGATTTACAGATCTTGTTAATGATGATGAATTACAGGAATCTGCTTCAGTTCCTCTACAAAGAAATTATGCTCCAAGAT CTGATGACCCCAAAACATCAGAATATGCTTTCTTTAAGAAATTAAAGAGCGATGCAAATCATAGGTTTCACTCCCATGCTCTGCATCAAGATGAAAACCAATCCCTGAATCTCAAACCAAGTGACTATTCTAGAG AGAGAACTAACATTATTGAGAACAGCTATAACGATTTCAAGTCCCCAGTGCTCCCTAAAAATGTAACACCTGAGAATTTTGTGTCATTCCTCTCACCACTTAGTAACGCATCAAAGAAGTCAG GGCTAGACATGAAGAGAGttgggacaacaatggtggataTACACCGCACACTGGAAAATAAGGAATATG GTGCTCAGTGCAAGAATGCTGACGTCTTTTTCAGAAAAAGGCAGAAACTACGCCAGTTGGTAGCAAATACCTCATTCTCTGAAGTTGATGAACTCTGTTCTAAGGG GTGTGATTTTGTTTCTGTGCTGCTCAGTAAGCTGTTCCCTGAGAGCAACAAAGGGAAG AGTTTTGAGGATGTAAAGACGgggaaattagaaattgataCAAATTGTAAGCCACTTGCTTCTCCAGAGACAGATGTGGACTTCAAGATATCTAACTGGATGACAAGAAGGAATTTTATGGAACTTGAATTTGAACCTTCATTGGATGTTGGATTTTCTTCTTGTTGGTTGGGAATGCCAAGAGAGAGAGACGTCCCAAATTTCCGGTCTCAAAGCTGTCATTCCCACAGAACCTATCTTGACAACGTAATAATGGAGGTTGACTATGAATTAGGAGAAAGAGCTGCCCCAATTTTATGCATTGAAGGTGATTCAGCTTTTGACTTTCATGTCAGAAAACATAGATCATTTACATCGAGGCATCTTAAGGGATTGGATGAATTCCATTGTCCAATTGAACCTTTGCTTGGAAGACAGCGCCACACCTTTCTACTTGGTTATGATTATGATAACATGATAGACAAAAGCAAATTATCTATGCCTTGTCAAGATACAGAGCTGGCCTTGCATCCCGATCTATCTAGTTCATATGGTGATCAACAACAGGGACTGGATAACAGTTTTACTGTGGGTGGATTAAATTCCCTGTTTTCATATTGTCCTCCGAACCTGCCATCCCTTCAGTTCTCTCCTTCGGCTGGCATCAGGAGCCACAACTTTGGAAAATGCTTTCCTGAAGTTAAGGATGACATAGTTGCAGTTATTAACAAATTTTCTTTATCCTTATCACACCCAGCAAACCATCTGAATTTGGACGAGTGTTCTCCTTGTGACACCACATGCAAAGGTGGCATCTTGCTTTCTCCTGAAAATCACCTATGGTTTGTGAGAAAGGTTCTGAATGAGGAGCATCATTGTTCGGGTACAGAAGCTCTCTTTTCAACTGGACCTGATTTTTACTTAGAGCCAATGCACATACCAGTAAGCTGTTCCTTGAGAGATCATTATAAGTACACTTGGCATGCTCATAAATTTCACCAAAATGAAGGCATGCCTTCACACTTTTTAATTGGAGATAAGAATGTGAATTACTTAGATGGTTTAAGTCACAGGGGACTCATGAATCATGAAGATATGATTGATATCCCTGACTGGTCATCCTTTTATTTCCAGATGTCTGTTAACAAAGAGAAGATATGTCCCTTACTGCTTAGTGGATCTGAATGA
- the LOC110641732 gene encoding uncharacterized protein LOC110641732 isoform X2, which translates to MKRKSSQINTEHPSPIRSSFPRGFYGVQASKTRFKYAECRTTKGIGCKERVRFTDLVNDDELQESASVPLQRNYAPRSDDPKTSEYAFFKKLKSDANHRFHSHALHQDENQSLNLKPSDYSRERTNIIENSYNDFKSPVLPKNVTPENFVSFLSPLSNASKKSGLDMKRVGTTMVDIHRTLENKEYGAQCKNADVFFRKRQKLRQLVANTSFSEVDELCSKGKLFPESNKGKSFEDVKTGKLEIDTNCKPLASPETDVDFKISNWMTRRNFMELEFEPSLDVGFSSCWLGMPRERDVPNFRSQSCHSHRTYLDNVIMEVDYELGERAAPILCIEGDSAFDFHVRKHRSFTSRHLKGLDEFHCPIEPLLGRQRHTFLLGYDYDNMIDKSKLSMPCQDTELALHPDLSSSYGDQQQGLDNSFTVGGLNSLFSYCPPNLPSLQFSPSAGIRSHNFGKCFPEVKDDIVAVINKFSLSLSHPANHLNLDECSPCDTTCKGGILLSPENHLWFVRKVLNEEHHCSGTEALFSTGPDFYLEPMHIPVSCSLRDHYKYTWHAHKFHQNEGMPSHFLIGDKNVNYLDGLSHRGLMNHEDMIDIPDWSSFYFQMSVNKEKICPLLLSGSE; encoded by the exons ATGAAGAGGAAAAGTTCTCAAATTAACACCGAACATCCATCTCCAATCCGTTCTTCTTTTCCAAGAGGTTTCTACGGTGTTCAGGCTTCTAAAACTCGATTCAAGTATGCAGAATGTCGAACTACCAAAG GGATTGGCTGCAAAGAAAGAGTAAGATTTACAGATCTTGTTAATGATGATGAATTACAGGAATCTGCTTCAGTTCCTCTACAAAGAAATTATGCTCCAAGAT CTGATGACCCCAAAACATCAGAATATGCTTTCTTTAAGAAATTAAAGAGCGATGCAAATCATAGGTTTCACTCCCATGCTCTGCATCAAGATGAAAACCAATCCCTGAATCTCAAACCAAGTGACTATTCTAGAG AGAGAACTAACATTATTGAGAACAGCTATAACGATTTCAAGTCCCCAGTGCTCCCTAAAAATGTAACACCTGAGAATTTTGTGTCATTCCTCTCACCACTTAGTAACGCATCAAAGAAGTCAG GGCTAGACATGAAGAGAGttgggacaacaatggtggataTACACCGCACACTGGAAAATAAGGAATATG GTGCTCAGTGCAAGAATGCTGACGTCTTTTTCAGAAAAAGGCAGAAACTACGCCAGTTGGTAGCAAATACCTCATTCTCTGAAGTTGATGAACTCTGTTCTAAGGG TAAGCTGTTCCCTGAGAGCAACAAAGGGAAG AGTTTTGAGGATGTAAAGACGgggaaattagaaattgataCAAATTGTAAGCCACTTGCTTCTCCAGAGACAGATGTGGACTTCAAGATATCTAACTGGATGACAAGAAGGAATTTTATGGAACTTGAATTTGAACCTTCATTGGATGTTGGATTTTCTTCTTGTTGGTTGGGAATGCCAAGAGAGAGAGACGTCCCAAATTTCCGGTCTCAAAGCTGTCATTCCCACAGAACCTATCTTGACAACGTAATAATGGAGGTTGACTATGAATTAGGAGAAAGAGCTGCCCCAATTTTATGCATTGAAGGTGATTCAGCTTTTGACTTTCATGTCAGAAAACATAGATCATTTACATCGAGGCATCTTAAGGGATTGGATGAATTCCATTGTCCAATTGAACCTTTGCTTGGAAGACAGCGCCACACCTTTCTACTTGGTTATGATTATGATAACATGATAGACAAAAGCAAATTATCTATGCCTTGTCAAGATACAGAGCTGGCCTTGCATCCCGATCTATCTAGTTCATATGGTGATCAACAACAGGGACTGGATAACAGTTTTACTGTGGGTGGATTAAATTCCCTGTTTTCATATTGTCCTCCGAACCTGCCATCCCTTCAGTTCTCTCCTTCGGCTGGCATCAGGAGCCACAACTTTGGAAAATGCTTTCCTGAAGTTAAGGATGACATAGTTGCAGTTATTAACAAATTTTCTTTATCCTTATCACACCCAGCAAACCATCTGAATTTGGACGAGTGTTCTCCTTGTGACACCACATGCAAAGGTGGCATCTTGCTTTCTCCTGAAAATCACCTATGGTTTGTGAGAAAGGTTCTGAATGAGGAGCATCATTGTTCGGGTACAGAAGCTCTCTTTTCAACTGGACCTGATTTTTACTTAGAGCCAATGCACATACCAGTAAGCTGTTCCTTGAGAGATCATTATAAGTACACTTGGCATGCTCATAAATTTCACCAAAATGAAGGCATGCCTTCACACTTTTTAATTGGAGATAAGAATGTGAATTACTTAGATGGTTTAAGTCACAGGGGACTCATGAATCATGAAGATATGATTGATATCCCTGACTGGTCATCCTTTTATTTCCAGATGTCTGTTAACAAAGAGAAGATATGTCCCTTACTGCTTAGTGGATCTGAATGA
- the LOC110641737 gene encoding protein LOW PSII ACCUMULATION 1, chloroplastic — translation MASFMAHVSYNFSIGPADFYHNSNCKYFSFSSQIISHRQTWFTCIGNNRNHIMVHTKKQNCSSITCSAANKPSPPEISSTAKIRSEVLSPFRSVRMFFYLAFIASGALGGLIATTQLIAALTNPARVAQAPDILKGLGIDIGAVSLFVFLYYRENNAKKAQLARLSREESLSNLKLRVDGKRIISVNSLRGIARLVICAGPGSYILESFRLSEAFTQSLLDRGVLVVPFATDGNLPSFEFDESEEMKEVTAKRKRLWQLNPTYITEWSKWLDEQKKLAGVSLESPVYLSLRLDGRVRGSGVGYPPWNAFVAQLPPAKGIWSGLLDGMDGRVL, via the exons ATGGCTTCTTTCATGGCTCATGTTTCCTACAATTTTAGTATTGGACCTGCTGACTTCTATCACAACAGCAACTGCAAGTACTTCAGCTTTAGCAGTCAAATTATCAGTCACAGGCAAACTTGGTTCACTTGCATAGGTAATAATAGAAATCACATTATGGTCCATACCAAGAAGCAAAACTGTTCCTCCATTACCTGTTCTGCCGCTAATAAGCCTTCCCCTCCTGAAATCAG TTCTACAGCCAAGATAAGAAGTGAAGTTCTCTCTCCATTTCGATCTGTACGGATGTTTTTTTATCTAGCTTTTATTGCAAGTGGTGCTTTGGGAGGACTAATAGCAACCACACAACTGATAGCTGCACTAACAAATCCAGCAAGAGTAGCTCAAGCCCCAGACATATTGAAAGGTCTCGGCATAGATATTGGAGCAGTATCTCTCTTTGTATTCTTATATTACAGGGAGAATAATGCCAAGAAAGCACAACTGGCTAGGCTTTCAAGAGAGGAAAGCCTTTCAAATCTTAAGCTCCGTGTGGATGGAAAAAGGATTATTTCTGTCAACTCTTTGAGAGGTATTGCACGCCTTGTAATCTGTGCTGGCCCTGGATCCTATATTTTGGAGTCTTTTAGACTTAGCGAAGCTTTCACCCAGAGTCTCTTAGATAGAGGGGTGCTTGTGGTGCCATTTGCTACAGATGGGAATTTACCTAGTTTTGAGTTTGATGAGAGTGAGGAAATGAAGGAGGTTACGGCAAAAAGGAAGCGGCTCTGGCAGCTGAATCCAACCTATATTACCGAGTGGTCTAA GTGGTTAGATGAGCAAAAGAAACTGGCTGGTGTCTCCCTTGAATCTCCTGT GTATTTATCATTGCGCTTGGATGGACGCGTCCGTGGCAGTGGTGTTGGTTACCCTCCATGGAATGCTTTTGTTGCACAGTTGCCACCTGCAAAGGGAATTTGGTCAGGTCTTCTAGATGGCATGGATGGAAGAGTTCTTTAG
- the LOC110641739 gene encoding photosystem I reaction center subunit IV A, chloroplastic, with translation MASCSMASAASGFLLTPNVAAANANSGSRSSNMVFFPSKNNNNNNSKLIVRATEEGAAATPATTTAPVEAEAPKPKPPPIGPKRGTKVKILRRESYWFNGIGSVVAVDQDPKTRYPVVVRFDKVNYANVSTNNYALDEIEEVK, from the exons ATGGCTAGTTGTAGCATGGCATCTGCTGCTTCAGGGTTCTTGTTAACTCCTAATGTTGCAGCAGCCAATGCCAATTCAGGTTCTAGGAGCAGTAACATGGTGTTTTTCCCTTCGAAGAACAACAATAATAACAATTCAAAGCTTATTGTGAGGGCAACTGAGGAGGGTGCAGCAGCAACACCTGCCACCACCACAGCACCAGTAGAAGCTGAAGCACCAAAACCTAAGCCACCACCGATTGGACCCAAGAGAGGAACCAAG GTGAAGATTCTCAGGAGGGAATCCTACTGGTTCAATGGCATAGGATCTGTTGTAGCTGTTGATCAG GACCCAAAAACACGTTACCCAGTTGTGGTTCGATTCGACAAAGTTAATTATGCGAATGTATCTACAAACAACTATGCATTGGATGAAAtcgaagaagttaaatga